A window from Haloarchaeobius amylolyticus encodes these proteins:
- a CDS encoding DUF2249 domain-containing protein gives MAGTTIDVREYAPKDRHEKIFDAFDDLDSGEALTLVNDHDPQPLYYQLQAERDDFDADGYELDQVAEDEFIATLPKQ, from the coding sequence ATGGCAGGAACGACGATCGACGTCCGCGAGTACGCCCCGAAGGACCGCCACGAGAAGATCTTCGACGCCTTCGACGACCTGGATTCGGGCGAGGCACTGACACTGGTCAACGACCACGACCCGCAGCCTCTGTACTACCAGTTGCAGGCCGAGCGCGACGACTTCGACGCCGACGGCTACGAACTCGACCAGGTGGCAGAGGACGAGTTCATCGCGACGCTACCGAAGCAGTAG
- a CDS encoding helix-turn-helix domain-containing protein — translation MARATLTITVPEHVWVGRVSRAYPDARLRILAALPKGDHGVALAEVTSSQLPDLVGDIRTADMVIDLDLLQHHGETAVIQFETTTPLLLQPIKSSGIPLEMPFDIQDGQAKWEINAPQSHLSELADKLEEFGIPYEVEELRQEVEPDPALTPRQRTLIVEAVERGYYDTPRECTLTDLAEAMDLAKSTCSETLHRAEETIIKEFVEELPESQRTSGD, via the coding sequence ATGGCACGCGCAACTCTCACCATCACCGTACCGGAACACGTGTGGGTCGGCCGGGTGTCCCGGGCGTATCCAGACGCCCGTCTTCGCATCCTCGCCGCGCTCCCGAAGGGCGACCACGGGGTCGCTCTCGCGGAGGTCACCAGCAGCCAGCTCCCGGACCTCGTCGGCGACATCCGGACCGCGGACATGGTCATCGACCTGGACCTCCTCCAGCACCACGGCGAGACGGCCGTGATACAGTTCGAGACGACGACCCCGCTCCTGCTCCAGCCCATCAAGAGCTCCGGCATCCCGCTGGAGATGCCGTTCGACATCCAGGACGGGCAGGCGAAGTGGGAGATCAACGCCCCGCAGTCACACCTCTCCGAGCTGGCCGACAAACTGGAGGAGTTCGGCATCCCCTACGAGGTCGAGGAGTTGCGCCAGGAGGTCGAACCGGACCCGGCGCTCACGCCGCGCCAGCGGACCCTCATCGTCGAGGCGGTCGAGCGCGGGTACTACGACACGCCGCGGGAGTGTACCCTGACCGACCTCGCGGAGGCGATGGACCTCGCGAAGTCGACCTGTAGCGAGACCCTGCATCGCGCCGAGGAGACCATCATCAAGGAGTTCGTCGAGGAGCTGCCGGAGTCCCAGCGCACGTCAGGGGACTGA
- a CDS encoding nitric-oxide reductase large subunit — protein sequence MKVRRQTLAKLLVIVFVVNLAVMGVGAWYSTEKAPPIPKEVVGPDGEQVVTDEQVRTGKTVFQSDGMMNHGSILGNGAYYGVDYTADALDLKVQYMREYYARERHGEAYADLSSAEQAAIGDVVKTDLDDGSVDETIHYSAAEVYAHQQVREVYVERYHEGSAERGVPEGMVASEEEARRFADFAMWTAWMSHTDRPASDHSYTNDWPYQPAAGNDPGAAAMTWSVIAMVLLVAGAGAGVWLYKSVDLPEPSTAGIDVPAPDEADLLPSQSAALKFVPVAALLFVGQVLLGGLLAHYYVERHAFFGIESVFGIPVIELLPFALAKTWHIDLGVLWIATLWLGAGLFLAPLLTGYEPKNQSRYVYGLLGALVVVVVGGLTGIYLGANEFFQGDLWWLLGNEGLEYLEVGKVWQFGLLLGFGAWAVLVARGFRPLLDREPKYGLAHMILYAGGSIGLLFVAGFMFTPQTNIAVTEFWRWWVVHMWVEGAFEFFIVAIVGLTLVSMNLLKKQSAEKAVMLEALLVMGTGVIGVSHHYWWIGMPDVWVPIGSVFSTLELIPLVFILYEALNEYQALSASGEDFPYRLPFMFIIASGVWNFVGAGVLGFFINLPLVNYYEHGTYLTVGHAHAAMFGAFGFLALGMATYMLRIATKDWDASRLRVAFWTWNVGLALMVFVSVLPVGFLQLEAAFTANYDAARSLAFYNGELVQLLFWARLPGDTLLIVGTLVFAYDVVVKLFGEREVTTEDQRDAVVAARMGADDD from the coding sequence ATGAAGGTACGACGACAGACGCTCGCGAAGTTGCTGGTCATCGTCTTCGTGGTGAACCTCGCCGTGATGGGCGTGGGCGCGTGGTACTCCACCGAGAAGGCGCCGCCCATCCCGAAGGAGGTCGTCGGTCCGGACGGCGAGCAGGTCGTGACGGACGAACAGGTCCGCACCGGGAAGACGGTGTTCCAGTCGGACGGGATGATGAATCACGGGTCGATCCTCGGGAACGGCGCGTACTACGGCGTGGACTACACCGCCGACGCGCTGGACCTGAAGGTGCAGTACATGCGGGAGTACTACGCCCGCGAGCGCCACGGCGAGGCGTACGCCGACCTCTCGTCGGCCGAGCAGGCGGCCATCGGCGACGTGGTGAAGACCGACCTCGACGATGGCTCGGTCGACGAGACCATCCACTACTCCGCCGCGGAGGTGTACGCGCACCAGCAGGTGCGTGAGGTCTACGTCGAGCGATATCACGAGGGCAGCGCCGAGCGCGGCGTGCCCGAGGGCATGGTCGCCTCCGAGGAGGAGGCGCGCCGGTTCGCCGACTTCGCGATGTGGACGGCCTGGATGAGTCACACCGACCGGCCGGCCAGCGACCACTCCTACACGAACGACTGGCCGTACCAGCCCGCCGCGGGGAACGACCCCGGCGCGGCCGCCATGACCTGGAGCGTCATCGCGATGGTGTTGCTCGTCGCGGGGGCGGGTGCCGGCGTCTGGCTGTACAAGTCGGTCGACCTGCCCGAGCCCTCGACCGCGGGCATCGACGTGCCAGCCCCCGACGAGGCCGACCTGCTGCCCAGCCAGTCGGCGGCGCTGAAGTTCGTCCCTGTCGCCGCGTTACTGTTCGTCGGGCAGGTCCTCCTCGGCGGTCTGCTGGCGCACTACTACGTCGAGCGCCACGCGTTCTTCGGCATCGAGTCGGTCTTCGGCATCCCCGTCATCGAGTTGCTGCCGTTCGCGCTGGCGAAGACCTGGCACATCGACCTCGGCGTGCTGTGGATCGCGACGCTGTGGCTCGGTGCCGGGCTGTTCCTCGCGCCCCTGCTGACGGGGTACGAGCCGAAGAACCAGTCCAGATACGTCTACGGCCTGCTCGGCGCGCTCGTGGTCGTGGTCGTCGGCGGCCTGACGGGTATCTACCTCGGCGCGAACGAGTTCTTCCAGGGCGACCTCTGGTGGCTCCTCGGGAACGAGGGCCTGGAGTACCTGGAGGTCGGGAAGGTCTGGCAGTTCGGCCTGCTGCTCGGCTTCGGCGCGTGGGCGGTCCTCGTCGCCCGCGGGTTCCGGCCGCTGCTCGACCGCGAGCCGAAGTACGGCCTCGCGCACATGATACTGTACGCCGGCGGCTCCATCGGCCTGCTGTTCGTCGCCGGCTTCATGTTCACCCCGCAGACCAACATCGCCGTCACGGAGTTCTGGCGGTGGTGGGTCGTCCACATGTGGGTCGAGGGTGCCTTCGAGTTCTTCATCGTCGCCATCGTCGGCCTCACCCTCGTCTCGATGAACCTGCTGAAGAAACAGTCTGCCGAGAAGGCGGTCATGCTGGAGGCCCTGCTCGTGATGGGCACCGGCGTCATCGGCGTCTCGCACCACTACTGGTGGATCGGGATGCCCGACGTCTGGGTGCCCATCGGGAGCGTCTTCTCGACGCTCGAACTCATCCCGCTGGTGTTCATCCTCTACGAGGCGCTCAACGAGTACCAGGCGCTCTCGGCCAGCGGCGAGGACTTCCCGTACCGACTCCCGTTCATGTTCATCATCGCCAGCGGGGTGTGGAACTTCGTGGGCGCCGGCGTCCTCGGGTTCTTCATCAACCTCCCGCTCGTGAACTACTACGAACACGGGACCTACCTGACGGTCGGGCACGCCCACGCCGCCATGTTCGGCGCGTTCGGCTTCCTCGCGCTCGGGATGGCGACCTACATGCTCCGAATCGCGACGAAGGACTGGGACGCAAGCCGGCTCAGGGTCGCCTTCTGGACGTGGAACGTCGGGCTCGCGCTGATGGTGTTCGTCTCGGTGCTGCCCGTCGGCTTCCTCCAGCTGGAGGCCGCCTTCACCGCGAACTACGACGCGGCCCGGAGCCTGGCGTTCTACAACGGCGAGCTGGTCCAGTTGCTGTTCTGGGCGCGCCTGCCCGGGGACACGCTCCTCATCGTCGGGACCCTCGTGTTCGCCTACGACGTGGTCGTGAAGCTCTTCGGCGAGCGCGAGGTGACGACCGAGGACCAGCGCGACGCCGTGGTCGCGGCCCGGATGGGCGCCGACGACGACTGA